The sequence CAGTTTATCTGAAACAGACGTTAGGCCAGCTGACCAACTGATCCCAATTGGATCCCTTCTTAAACACTGGAGTGGCAGTTGCTACTTTCCAGTTGTCTGGCATGAAGGGCACCTCTGCAGAGCCCATTCTTTTGCCAGGATGCCACCCTCCCCCCAGCAACTGATTTCGTTTGCTAGTCAACTGAACAGTAACTAGAAGGCCTGGAGAGTGGTAGGGTGGCAATTAGCATTTTAATATCCAGACTCGTCGTCATGCATCCAGCTTGCCCTCCTGATTGCAACCCTATTTCCTTCAAGTGAATTTGGAACGCACAATGGATCACACTTCCTTTCTCCACTGCCTGGTGTGgtctctatgaggaaaggtttagcATTGTACTATAGATTtgtgactctcccccccccctcccttatgcTCTGCCTGTTTATGTATCCTGTATTGCTCACAGTGGGTGTATACATTGTGTTTCTATATCCATGCCTTTTACCATTCATTTGAAGACCACATGCAGTTTTGCTCTTGAGGTGTATCATATAATAGTGCCTTCCAATAAACTGCTTAATTTGGATCAGTAATGTTTTGGATCCTAGATCTTCCTAGTGACATTCACCTATGCACTGGGATGACAGAAACCCAGAGGAGGAGACCTCCTGTTTAAAGGGGTTTGCTTTACATACAGCTGCATCTATAAAGTGCTACAGGGCCTGTCTCCATTTGACTGTAACAGGAAAGTACAACTACCTTCTGGAATAAGATGACATGAGGCTCATTGTCATTTCAAACTATTCTGACTTTGCACTGTCATGCCATGCACTACAGATGCCCAAGGTCTCCCTCCTTGCCAGGGCTGCTGCTTTATCTTTGTTTCACGGCCTTCTAGCACCTGTGTATGGGGATATTAACTCACATGCCTACTTATTCTTGGGCAGGGCTGGAAAGTGGAAGAAGTACGGATCAAGCCAATACTGGCCCGAGCCAAGCTGAGTTCTCCCGTCACAGAAGGTGCGGTGGAGGTAAAACTCCATGGGCGCTGGCGCCAGGTCTGTGATGCTGGCTGGACTCGCAACAACACTCGAGTTGTCTGTGGAATGTTGGGCTTCCCCCACGAAGGACGAGTTGCCACAGGATTCTACAAGTAAGAGCTGTTATTTGCAGAAGGGCACATTGCCATGCGATAGAGCAGTGGAAACTGGATGACTGCATGAGTGTGCACTTGAACATAAGCTCCAGAAAAGCATTGGGTGCATACACAGTATGTGCTTTGCATCTGCATGAATGTTCATGAATGGATCCTGTTGTCCAGTGCTTTATTACCCCAAGGGCCAACCTACATGTGATGTCTAAGAAATTTGATAATTGATCCCTACtgtgcaaagtttgagtccagtggcacctttaaggctagcagattttaattctgggtataagcttttgtgtgcatgcacctttaagaccagtgaaattttaaagaccaacacattttaattctgggtgtacgTTTTCATGAGTATGTCAATGAAAGCTAGAAATGaactctgctggtcttaaaggtgccactggacttgaactttgtacTGTTGCTACAGAACAGCATGGCACCTCACCCGAATCTGACTCCTGTGAATTTGAACTGCAGAAAGCAGGAGGGCAGAAAGACCATGGATCCAAGGCCCAATGGTCAGAAATGAGAGATTCTCTTAACCCCCGGCATTGTTTTGGAAAAAACCCTTGATCCCCTCACAGCTGCTTTAAGCCCCAGGAGGGAAAAAGACAGTCACAATGAGGGTATCTGCCTTCTTTCTTGTCCTAAAGCAGGAGATAAAATAGCCAGGGAGAGGAATTAATCTACCTTTTCTGATACCAGTGCTGTGGTACAGTCCATATTCTTGCCCCACATCATGTCTGCTTTGTACAGCTAAAATACGTCTCTGAGGATCTGATCACAGATCTTTGGCCCATGTTTGGTCTTGCCGCCAGACTCCTCTGAGTTTCTCATAAGAGGCCAGCCCCATCCGCACAACTCTTGTGTGAGTCCTCGCCTACTCCCACTCTGGCAGCCCTGTTTGCTCCACCCCAcccagcattctctctctctctaaatacAGCCCTGCAATGAGCAGGTGTGGGTGCCAGGGCCATCTTCCCATGGAGATCAGCCAGACCGCAGCGGGGTAATTACAGAGGAGAGTGGTGGCTGGCCCAGGGAGAAGAAGAACCTGCTGTTTCTGGCCCTGGGCCTCAGCACTCAAGAGCCACAGAGTTCTTGCAGCTCAAGTGAGGCAGGGACAGAGGGAGACCTGCCTTCCCTGACCTCACGTGGATGGTGGTTTAGCTCAGGAGGCCCACAGCACTGGCTTGGCCTGGCCAGCCCATCTGCTTGCCGACACACATCCCTTTGGACGGGAAGGCCGGGTTGCCATTGACTTAATTTCTACCTCACTCTTCTCCCCAATGGGGCCACAAAGCAATTTCCATTGTTCTCCTCCACTCAGTCCTcacagattctagtctgacaggCTAACCATGACACCGTACTTAAGCTTTCCAACCTCCGGGTGTGACCCGGAGTTCTCCCAGTTCCATCTGATTTCAGGACTAtggagatcagccccccccccggaggaaatggctacttcagaGGTGGGCTGAGTGGCCCCACGGCCCCACTCAGGGCCCTCCCTTCTGTTCCCCAGGCAACACACTTGCTGGGCACTTCAGACAACTTCTCCAAAACTTCCCTCAGCTGTAGGGTTTGCGTGTGGACACGTCAGTTCAGGTCCTGAAGAGTGCAGTGTGtgttggggcggggggagtgctTTGGAAAACGATCTTGAGCGACTCGCTGTGTGTGGTGCTATCATGTTTcccagttggggggtgggggtgggcacagAGGAATGCTATTGAACCACTGTCTATATTAACCTATTAAAATAAGTGTTCCTAATGCattatcagctttttaaaaatgccagaaCCAAAATGCTCCCTTGAGCCTGTGCAAATCCAGCTCACTGGCTCTCAGATGCTTGCGTGGAGTATTGACCCTGTCGTTGCCATTCTTCTTGACTTCTTGCCCTTCCAGGAAACTCTGGAACCAGAAGCTGAAGGACCCAAGGTCCAGGTGAGGAGCTGGCTGACCTTGTGCTTTCACCCGGCAACATGCAGGAGCCGAATGGGCATCCTCCCCAGAGGGCAGGCTGGCCTAGATTCAGGCTAGAAACCTTGTTGCTAGGGATGGGGAGTCCTggactgcatgcagaaggtctagagcaggggtagtcaaactgcggccccccaggtgtccatggacgctagcaggggctcatgggaattgtagtccatggacatggactacactggcagtcttcaagcaaaggttggatacacacttttcttggatgcttcaggatgcttagggctgatcgtgcgttgagcagggggttggactagatggcctgtgtggccccttccaaatctatgattctatgacatctggagggctgcagtttgactacccctgctctagagggaaggGTCTGAAACAGGGTTGTccactctgtgttgggaaattcctggagaggttGGGGTGGATCCTAAAGGTGGAGGTGTGCTACACCACAGAACTCCCCTTCCAAagaaactgttttctccagggctaCCAATCTCTGTGGTCTAGAAAGCAGTTATAATcccgggagaactccaggccccacctgcaggttgacAACCTTAGTCTGTTGTAAGCCACAGCCAGAAATGAGTTGTGGTTAATGGAGATTCACTCATTGTCCCCCTTCAGCTGGCTGATGTTCTGGTTGCTCCCCATGAATCTTAGCAATAAATTCTCCACACTCCACAGTGGaatgccaccctccccccagcccacAACCAACTCCAGTCCTTGTTTTGCAGTCTAAAGAATCTGAGCTCAAAGAACACATTCTGGATCCACCGGATCAATTGTCAAGGCACAGAAGCCCATCTGGGGGAATGCAGGCTGCACATGACCCCAAAGGCTCAGCATCAGCCTGCCTGTCCCCATGGCATGCACACCTTGATCAGCTGTATACCTGGCCCTGAATTCCAGCCTAAGAAAGCCAGGCTGTCTGGCCCTACCCAGCCCAAAAAGgtaaattatatatacatatatattccaGACAAGGGGTGGACTAACCTTTAAAGGCCTATTCAGTCAGAGACTGGCGTATCTGTGAGATCACCCTTCCACTATGCCCCCCACCAAGAGCTTTAAGATCATCTGACCAAGACCTGCTTagaatccctggcccaagggaggtgagattggccttggccagggccttttcagccttgggcCCGACCTAGTGGAACActctgctgaaagagatcagggccctgtgagacCTCAACCAGGTCCTCAGGGCCTgaaaggcagagctgttccaccaggcctacagtcaaGGCCCAAATAGGCCATTAAAAAGTGCTGGCCTCAGTGCTGAAACAAAGGAAAGATCTGCCCTCCAAGGATCTCAACACCCCTCAGCTCAAATCAGGTGGGGGATACTGGAATTTATAAAtgtgttttaatgttaatattttgattttattatgagattgttttaaagcaggggtagtcaaactgcggccctccagatgtccatggacgacaattcccagaagcccctgccagcattcgctggcaggggcttctgggaattgtagtccatggacatctggagggccgcagtttgactacccctgttttaaatcatgctgttaactgccctgaggtaccttggaagggcaggatataaaattaaagtttattatttttattaaatatgGCAAAAGTACCCATGAAGCTCCCTTACGCCACCTCAAGTCATTGGTCCATCTGGCTCAGTTTTGTCACCTCTGATTGATGACAGCAGCTGTTTGGGTCTCAGGTGGAGAAATCCCTTTTCCAGTGTCTCTTCTGCTCCGGAGCTCTCTGCTTGCAAAGTCTGTGCCATACATAGCCCTCCCTCATCTTGAGGACTTAAGCCCTGGTTGTGCTTGGAGTTCCAGAATCCGCCAGGGGTGATGCTATTGGGACAAAGGCAAGGGCATCCATGCCCCTGACCCCCCTGCCTGTGGGGAAGGCTAGGCACACCTCGGTCATCCTGGCACACCCATGAGCAGCAGGAGTGCCTTCTTCTGCCTTTGCCACTGGTCTGTCTCTTCACCCATGCAGCAGCCCCCAGTGCGCCTCCGTGCAGGGGCACGAGCAGGTGAAGGACGCGTGGAAGTGTTGCTGAACGGCCAGTGGGGCACGGTCTGTGACGACGGCTGGGACCTCACAGCTGCCAGCGTGGCGTGTCGGCAGCTGGGATACGGGACAGCACAAGAAGCTCTTCCTGGGGCCCAGCTGGGCCAGGGTGAGTGGAGAGGGGCATCTGTGGGGATCATGAGGGATGGCTGGAGCAGGGACAGGGAACTTGGCCAAGTGCCATACAAGGAAGGGGCTGCAGAAAAGGCTGCCTGTTCTTGGCAGGAGACGCTGGTGGGGAACCTTTCGAAATGTTCCACGGAATCATCCGCCATATGAATGCGGAAGATGCATGGCCAGCTTTGAAACGTATTGTTATTGTTTCAAGTGCAGCCATGGTAGGAGCAGAGGACAGTCTTTCCCTCCTGTCCCGTTTTCGTCACTGGGAGTGATTTGCTGGAGCTGCTCGTGACTCCACTGGGGAAACAGACAAGCAGTCCTGCTCCTCCCTGCACAGCAAGGCAAACAACAGCTTCCCCCTCCAACTCCTCCATGCACTCAGTGGGGCTGACATATCCCCCCTGACACAATCTGCAGTGCAGATCTATTCACAACTCTTCTGGAGGCCTTTCGGGTTTACATCGGAGACTGAATAGCTTGCGGTGCTCTGGGAAGTACGAATGTGGGATGGGAAAAGATAAGATAAAGGGGATCTGGGGATGGGTGCAgaagaggggtggtggtggagccaGGCAAAAGTGATGCTGGGTTAAGGATGGACCAGCCGTGGTGggtggaagaaagagagagaaccgCAATGCAAAAGGAGTGACCCTATTGGGCAATATTTTTCAGGCCTGGGTCCCATCCACCTGACGAGAGTGAAGTGCAGGGGCTACGAGCGTTCCCTGCTAGAGTGCAGCTTCCAAGAAGCGACCCAGAGTGGGTGCCGGCATGAAGCTGATGCTGCTGTCCGCTGTAATGTGCCTCAGACAGCTGCCCGTCAACAGGTGAGACCCAATTCTTCAATCATACCACACACAAGGAATGAGTCATGTAAAGAGAGGTCCCGGTTCTTTTCTGGGGGGCCCAGGTAATGGAAGAGTACCTGAGAAAGTACCACTACCTGAGCCTGAGTGTAGGGCTGACTGGGAGGCTGCTAGAGACCTTATATTCTCAAAGCCATGCAGGACTTTTGACAGTGAAGGAAATCTTTAGTCACTGGAGTCAAACCAAGTGGCAGAAGAGCCCAGGGTAGACTTCTGGTTCTTTGTGGAACGTGAATCTTGCTTCTCTGAAACCAGGTGGGTGCTACTGTTGCCTCAAGTAGAGGTACTCCATGCCTTCTTCACACCACATTTTTATTTGCTCTGCCCAATCAAGCCATTTCCCCACTTTTCAGGTACGTCTGGCTGGTGGTCGCAGTCCAGAAGAAGGAGTAGTGGAAATCCTAGTTCCCAGGGGAAGGACCTCACGCTGGGGTGCCGTGTGTGGGGAACACTGGGGACTCAAGGAGGCCATGGTTGTGTGTCGCCAGATGGGGCTTGGCTTCGCTAGTCATGCTCTCCAGGTGAGTGCTTGCCCCAATCCTTGCGGTTGGTTGTGCCTTAACAATGCAGCTGACACAGGCATGGTTGGCTTGCCCAGTCATAGACTGGAGCTGCTGGGAGAAGGCAGGGCTTTTCTGTCCAAGACCTGAGAACTGGATGGGTTGGGGAGGGGTCTGAAGTGAAACATTGAAGCTTTGACGTGAGTTTGACACTCAGGATCTGAGCTTGAACCTCTTTGTGAGTTTTGGCCCAGTTCAGCTTCTTTTATTCTCTTTGCAGGAGACGTGGTACTGGCAGGGCAATTCTGATGCCGCTGAAGTGGTACTAAGTGGTGTGCGCTGTAAAGGCACTGAACTCTCCATCCTGCAGTGCCAGCATCATGGGCCTGTACACTGCCCATCTGGAGGGGGCCGTTTTGCTGCAGGAGTCACCTGCACTAGCAGTGAGTAGAAATGGACCAGCAGGGGAAGGCTAGGAACTAGTAATCCAGGGGGGCAGATGGCAAT is a genomic window of Paroedura picta isolate Pp20150507F chromosome 8, Ppicta_v3.0, whole genome shotgun sequence containing:
- the LOXL4 gene encoding lysyl oxidase homolog 4, whose protein sequence is MSGCPGGTQRPRIELRLVGPRSQEGEGRLEVLYNGQWGTVCDDDFNMVSASVACRELGYELAVNWAHSAKYGPGEGPIWLDNLRCSGTESSLAECGSNGWGVSDCNHNEDSGVVCTGLHRPRHNPAAQGLVPRVQHQGWKVEEVRIKPILARAKLSSPVTEGAVEVKLHGRWRQVCDAGWTRNNTRVVCGMLGFPHEGRVATGFYKKLWNQKLKDPRSSLKNLSSKNTFWIHRINCQGTEAHLGECRLHMTPKAQHQPACPHGMHTLISCIPGPEFQPKKARLSGPTQPKKQPPVRLRAGARAGEGRVEVLLNGQWGTVCDDGWDLTAASVACRQLGYGTAQEALPGAQLGQGLGPIHLTRVKCRGYERSLLECSFQEATQSGCRHEADAAVRCNVPQTAARQQVRLAGGRSPEEGVVEILVPRGRTSRWGAVCGEHWGLKEAMVVCRQMGLGFASHALQETWYWQGNSDAAEVVLSGVRCKGTELSILQCQHHGPVHCPSGGGRFAAGVTCTSSAPDLVMNAQLVQETAYLEDRPLDMLYCAHEEGCLSASADHMHWPYGHRRLLRFSSQIHNLGRADFLPKTGRHAWIWHQCHRHYHSIEVFTHYDLLTLNGSKVAEGHKASFCLEDTNCPDGLQRRFACANFGEQGVSAGCWDTYRHDIDCQWVDITDVAPGSYTFQVVVNPKHEVAESDFSNNVLRCQCQYDGHRIWLHGCHTGDAYGANIEWDEEAQQRLTSNLV